The Salvia miltiorrhiza cultivar Shanhuang (shh) chromosome 1, IMPLAD_Smil_shh, whole genome shotgun sequence genome has a window encoding:
- the LOC130985040 gene encoding ethylene-responsive transcription factor ERF026-like, with amino-acid sequence LNLVVPHFQFRLYTKPSPPLLFTLSLSIPNYRYTLYTYDTIYVSTHLNIYDYPHLSNMSQQHNSPYPTPKPTTSPPPPPPPTPPPPPPAPLSPPPPPPPPHTNTVHSPKDQSQHSQPTIGIESLPSPKKVKTTAAAAAASSSVRPAGGKHPIYRGIRSRGGKWVSEIREPKKTTRVWLGTYPSPEMAAAAYDVAALALKGPATAVNFPDRVGEYPVPASPSPSDIRKAAASAAALMKPEEEAPPVDETAAADGNAETAAGEHEFIDEEALFHMPNLLVDMAEGMLVSPPRMASPPSEDSPDNSDVESLWSY; translated from the coding sequence TTAAATCTTGTTGTTCCGCATTTCCAATTCCGCTTATATACCAAACCTTCCCCTCCTCTCCtctttactctctctctctctatacccaATTATAGATACACCCTTTATACGTACGACACTATATATGTATCTACACACttaaatatatatgattatCCACATCTTTCTAACATGAGTCAACAACACAATTCTCCTTACCCTACCCCAAAACCCACCacctctcctcctcctcctcctcctccaactccaccaccgccgccgcccgcTCCTCTAagtccgccgccgccgcctcctcctccgCATACTAATACCGTTCACTCGCCCAAGGACCAATCGCAGCATTCGCAACCCACTATCGGTATCGAATCACTACCATCTCCCAAGAAGGTGAAGacaaccgccgccgccgccgccgcctcctcgtCCGTCCGACCGGCCGGAGGGAAACACCCTATATACCGCGGCATTCGGAGCCGCGGCGGGAAATGGGTTTCGGAGATTCGCGAGCCTAAGAAAACTACGCGTGTATGGCTCGGCACCTACCCCTCCCCCGagatggcggcggcggcctaCGACGTGGCCGCCTTGGCGCTCAAAGGCCCCGCCACAGCAGTCAACTTCCCGGATCGTGTCGGCGAGTATCCGGTCCCGGCTTCTCCGTCGCCGTCGGATATTCGCAAGGCGGCCGCCAGCGCGGCCGCCCTGATGAAGCCGGAGGAGGAGGCGCCGCCGGTTGATGAAACCGCTGCAGCTGATGGTAATGCAGAAACTGCGGCGGGGGAGCATGAGTTCATCGACGAGGAGGCGCTGTTTCATATGCCTAATCTGCTGGTGGACATGGCGGAGGGAATGCTCGTCAGCCCGCCTAGAATGGCGTCGCCGCCGTCGGAGGATTCGCCGGATAATTCGGATGTCGAGAGTCTGTGGAGCTATTGA